From the Daphnia magna isolate NIES linkage group LG3, ASM2063170v1.1, whole genome shotgun sequence genome, one window contains:
- the LOC116918869 gene encoding midasin, protein MMATVRLWRQISLCLWLSCLLLVVYSAPVNENASAVEVNDQSDDNDLGSAIEAMAKAKRAARKRSSLRSSHGRTHYRFPNQLKRSGGMHDGDDDFEIDGGDNSEDEFNESLAAYLEAEDDNSVDLDELAKEIALNILMEENDKNRENQLSSIPKKKKVAPVAHRPRTNNSLDDKRRKRMNSLVNQLLEEREGADDDDYDSQIGEHAETEDNNEANESLASESEEDEEDDELVSRMELRKLFNQGLERREINALLSQLERSRDSEEFKSEKKKRTGSDWRKLPRASLRWRFLHSQGQESNEPSYGRHQSTEEEEPDRQDKSIPFEDRFFGRGFHRVGNIQDEPIRSIPSEAAKRVQHALKTKNAISVIRKRSIASLQNSAENKENGRSSLQILRKRRSSPPPTTQSKAEENRTNETSMPLALPLAEPKNRSASQVQQKSSKDAQVHSGVIRKKSVDWDDYFGYDKRSDNKADDEAMRNYLESDYYKTMAGSLAFRRKRVSAEDQRHSGHLSGMKKRYNATASNASDKKKKRFRSMERDAGLDDAEEVLDAAMSVVEERRERNNIDRVREQLVAELVDNLNEEELDQMTERLSEELDKAIRLDDEEEEDDEPDVKRSVVNQQLKNKKKKKKSLLQNDERRKRFAVKRSNRHRSGFNGPEIDDDNDCVIAEQVVTTCNMVSHLYGGYRPVLSDACHRHQACFICSNNEAACDGEFQHRVLALCGPDLLCQSQSRHLLSALGQLDQMEADYLFPLAGQAARIEALCRRDSCLAEYWKGR, encoded by the exons atgATGGCCACCGTCAGGTTGTGGCGGCAAATCAGCCTGTGTTTGTGGCTCTCTTGTCTACTACTGGTCGTATACAGTGCACCTGTCAACGAGAACGCTTCGGCTGTTGAGGTTAACGACCAGAGCGACGACAATGACCTGGGCTCTGCCATCGAAGCGATGGCCAAAGCCAAGCGAGCAGCGCGCAAGAGATCGTCGCTGAGGTCTTCCCACGGTCGCACTCACTATCGTTTCCCGAATCAATTGAAAAGATCCGGTGGTATGCACGACGGAGACGACGACTTTGAAATCGATGGCGGAGATAATTCTGAAGATGAATTTAACGAGTCATTGGCCGCATACTTGGAAGCTGAGGATGATAACTCCGTTGACTTGGACGAGCTGGCCAAAGAAATCGCTCTTAATATTTTAATGGAAGAAAACGACAAGAATAGGGAAAATCAATTGTCTTCAattccgaaaaaaaagaaagtggcTCCAGTGGCGCATCGTCCGCGCACCAATAATTCTTTGGATGACAAACGCAGGAAGAGAATGAATTCACTTGTGAATCAATTGTTGGAAGAAAGGGAGGGAGCCGATGACGACGACTACGATAGCCAAATTGGCGAACACGCCGAAACGGAGGATAATAACGAGGCCAACGAAAGTTTAGCTTCGGAAagcgaagaagacgaagaagatgatgagCTGGTTTCGCGTATGGAACTCAGAAAGCTTTTCAATCAGGGTCTGGAGCGACGAGAGATTAACGCTCTACTATCTCAACTGGAGCGCTCTCGAGATTCTGAAGAGTTTAAaagcgagaaaaagaaacgtaCCGGATCAGACTGGAGGAAATTGCCACGCGCATCGCTTCGCTGGCGCTTTCTCCATTCTCAGGGTCAAGAAAGCAACGAGCCGTCCTACGGACGACATCAGTcaactgaagaagaagaacccgATAGACAAGATAAAAGCATTCCATTCGAGGATCGATTTTTCGGCCGAGGCTTCCATCGAGTGGGAAACATTCAAGACGAGCCGATCCGTAGCATTCCGTCGGAGGCAGCCAAACGAGTCCAACATGCTTTAAAGACTAAAAATGCTATTAGCGTGATACGGAAGCGATCGATCGCCTCGCTGCAGAATTCCGCTGAGAACAAGGAAAACGGCCGATCTTCTCTTCAGATTCTTCGCAAGAGACGCAGCTCTCCTCCACCCACAACACAATCGAAAGCGGAAGAGAATAGAACGAATGAAACTTCGATGCCTTTGGCTTTGCCTTTAGCCGAGCCGAAGAACCGTAGTGCATCTCAAGTGCAGCAGAAATCAAGCAAAGACGCTCAGGTGCACAGTGGAGTCATCCGCAAGAAATCCGTCGACTGGGACGATTATTTCGGTTACGACAAAAGGAGCGATAACAAAGCCGATGACGAGGCTATGAGGAACTACCTAGAGTCGGATTACTACAAGACCATGGCCGGATCGTTGGCCTTCCGACGTAAGCGCGTGTCGGCGGAAGATCAACGTCATTCCGGACACCTCAGTGGCATGAAGAAGCGCTACAATGCCACAGCTTCCAACGCTTcggacaagaagaagaaacgctTCCGTTCGATGGAAAGAGATGCTGGCCTAGATGATGCGGAGGAGGTCTTGGACGCAGCGATGAGCGTTGTTGAAGAACGGCGTGAACGGAACAACATTGACCGCGTGAGAGAACAACTGGTGGCCGAACTAGTCGACAACCTCAACGAGGAGGAACTCGATCAGATGACTGAACGTTTGTCGGAAGAATTGGATAAAGCCATCCGACTAGATGATgaggaggaagaagatgaCGAGCCTGATGTCAAACGTTCGGTTGTCAATCAGCAGttgaaaaacaagaagaagaagaagaagagcctTCTGCAAAACGATGAACGTCGTAAACGTTTCGCCGTCAAACGATCCAATCGTCATCGTTCCGGTTTCAACGGACCAGAAATCGATG ACGACAACGACTGCGTGATTGCTGAACAAGTGGTGACCACTTGTAACATGGTTTCTCATCTCTACGGTGGATACCGCCCGGTTTTGAGCGACGCTTGCCATCGACACCAAGCCTGCTTCATTTGT TCGAACAATGAAGCAGCTTGCGATGGTGAGTTCCAACATCGCGTTTTGGCTCTCTGCGGCCCGGACTTGTTGTGCCAATCGCAATCACGTCATCTGCTATCGGCGCTCGGTCAACTAGACCAGATGGAAGCTGATTATCTCTTCCCGTTGGCCGGCCAGGCTGCTCGAATCGAGGCTTTGTGTCGTCGCGATTCGTGCTTGGCAGAATACTGGAAAGGACGCTAA